A portion of the Calliphora vicina chromosome 5, idCalVici1.1, whole genome shotgun sequence genome contains these proteins:
- the Lpt gene encoding histone-lysine N-methyltransferase 2C isoform X2, which produces MDLEIGLDLDIDEYELTNFSNQQSSAPTSELGDAGSPSSSLLNEDLIQTNNINIILKQCNTTTSTSSSCTNITNTFFANSSFTSLLGNDPILPIADDKPLSNSKRGPGRPRKENPLLSFRAPTKQQLQQTKKKFNKDPFNQASYLNSFVIESPNMGFADESTTSTNKISSVSTAHNDELPYFAEKYPGKVCCLCNLCERSSLGQGDMLKITVNGETLKTAFATTSEVLKVSQDENLENCADNSGRKKALVAIKTKVTVNNECVNELDSVGQDEVHSLDNIIFEGCFVYIHSMCAMWSLQMKRIEEDFVPNFEEMVAKSITLKCSFCCRYGASVNCRMSCQNNYHLPCAAAAGCFLIIESFQAFCVEHISQVPYIAVDTNIECRQCCSLGDISKLIMCCSCGAHYHTNCIGLTNFPDSRAGWSCSQCCKCLICRQTENNENRSVKCEQCQKVYHTTCLRPIISSVPKYGWKCNRCRVCSDCGARTPGAGASSRWHCHYTICDSCYQQRNKGFSCPICHKAYRAASHKEMVKCSKCNKFVHSTCDDEADLTIYHVKKETNPDYDYVCQPCKSGKHLMTFASTDSLTTSADGFPRDLEAEFYDKDSGADFTNMVDPLKISKKRIGLKELNRGGKMGKLFMGKGMLSQFNRKRSVRGKGRQLLMLNASSTPSTSSDLNSSQCSEDDMALEKKLVLCSAKDKFILMQDICVMCGALGTDQEACLIGCVQCGQCYHPHCANVTLSKTMLQKGWRCLDCTVCEGCGQKNDEGRLILCDECDISYHIYCMSPPLDAVPNGNWKCKWCAICQKCGRNSPGKNSSWFNGFLECGPCASQAACFVCTQPYNENELIIQCSSCERWLHCLCDNIKNEDEAKAFNDVDYHCKMCRKDIVIPKAPPAKVPQGEKSSQKESTNVKPSANETTQDNTNAAASSSTGNITVNEPFESTDNTFWIDGVCVSEQGFNMIRSLTTEIKRKRKLRTDAIQKDSGIMSSIDSVIAGNSTPTPGDVGNDGNTTPVEKVPTPTYKDGMVWLGEDGSQPEGFSISTNEEGLNILRKKRQRNLQKLGIGGFNVRMRGIRKENEELYMGTLENPSLTDEKKKKIIKKKMKSKLCESYPSYLQEAFFGKPLLDNKESSHISFEESDESDTGAACFSTDNYKPNTKEPNITTSTTAAQIPNQQQTLLQQVTENKPHVNVGIQQKLINDISKPLVAVPPSTSLETEQSDLTQNMQRNVLISSAKIEETLKAIKTEDIATNMPTDFITGSTNNIALNSIKMEMGGQYNVNLMQNNNNNMNMQHIQQSNSQTQQQAFMPASIGINSPQQLQQQQTQQQIQHHLQQQQMQQQMQQQQHMQQQQQIQQQRMQYQQTPYNSMNIQNKHPSQYLTQKSEDPMLSQIKVERDVMLTQATATSVSNDSQELTPQQEEPVKETAVAGTQKTAEKMRKDEDLGEMATISAVLYANTQHPELKHLYPNWNERCKQILKKWRSLSTEMKAPFLQHAKDNRSVLRLRRSQQEPEKMYFQQKSLKEQEQERVWKQHQAKNKETYTFMGDYSRSEPTTPVNTNSNNKQTQPLFDMNLFSDNNSQNKLQSNLLSSSNDNNMSSIIPNQLTCDTNKSLSQLEQQQASFMSTLNQTMQQHQQQPSIDAVSKVFDPSKADAALQLSERNDIFLSDKNWPGVSKLTDSKDPMTSGVEKLEADENAGLGDILGGFADGDDDDILKSLTAEIGDDFNILEYADPELDEFNGSQNLLNKLDFDENQKTI; this is translated from the exons ATGGATCTGGAGATTGGATTAGATTTGGATATTGACGAGTATGAATTGACCAATTTTAGTAACCAGCAGTCTTCGG CACCTACATCTGAGTTGGGAGATGCTGGGTCACCTTCATCATCTCTATTAAATGAAGAtctaatacaaacaaataatattaatatcatACTCAAACAGTGCAATACAACTACTAGTACGAGTAGTAGCTGTACCAACATTACCAACACCTTCTTTGCCAACAGTTCATTTACATCACTACTTGGAAATGATCCTATTCTACCCATAGCAGACGATAAACCTTTAAGTAACTCGAAACGTGGTCCTGGACGTCCGCGCAAGGAAAATCCTCTACTATCATTTCGAGCACCAACTAAACAACAgttacaacaaacaaaaaagaaatttaataaagatCCCTTTAACCAAGCATCATATCTGAATTCATTTGTGATTGAGAGCCCAAACATGGGGTTTGCTGATGAATCAACCACATCTACTAACAAAATATCATCGGTTTCCACAGCCCACAATGATGAATTGCCGTATTTTGCCGAAAAATACCCAGGAAAAGTATGCTGTTTGTGTAATTTATGCGAACGCAGTTCCTTGGGACAAGGTGATATGCTGAAGATAACTGTTAATGGCGAAACTTTAAAAACCGCCTTTGCTACAACATCGGAAGTTCTAAAAGTCTCTCAAGACGAAAACTTAGAGAACTGTGCAGATAATAGCGGTCGCAAAAAGGCTCTAGTTGCCATCAAGACGAAAGTTACGGTTAATAATGAATGTGTAAATGAATTGGACAGTGTAGGTCAAGATGAAGTACACTCACTGGATAATATAATTTTCGAAGGTTGCTTCGTTTACATTCATAGTATGTGTGCTATGTGGTCTCTACAAATGAAACGCATTGAAGAAGACTTTGTGCCGAATTTTGAGGAAATGGTGGCTAAAAGTATAACTCTTAAATGTTCGTTCTGCTGCCGCTATGGTGCCAGTGTTAATTGTCGCATGAGTTGTCAAAATAACTATCATTTGCCGTGTGCTGCTGCGGCTGGATGTTTTCTTATAATTGAATCATTCCAAGCATTTTGCGTCGAACATATTAGTCAAGTTCCATATATAG CTGTGGAcactaatattgagtgtcgccAATGCTGCAGTTTGGGAGACATATCAAAACTTATAATGTGTTGTAGCTGTGGAGCTCATTATCATACTAACTGTATCGGATTAACTAACTTTCCAG ATTCGCGAGCGGGCTGGAGTTGTTCCCAATgttgtaaatgtttaatttgtcgtCAAACcgaaaacaatgaaaatcgttccGTAAAATGCGAGCAATGTCAAAAAGTATATCATACTACTTGTTTAAGACCCATTATATCATCTGTACCCAAATATGGTTGGAAATGTAAC cgGTGTCGCGTATGTAGTGACTGCGGTGCACGCACACCTGGCGCTGGCGCTTCCTCTAGATGGCATTGTCACTATACTATTTGTGATTCTTGCTATCAGCAACGCAATAAGGGATTTTCGTGTCCCATTTGTCACAAAGCATACCGTGCTGCTTCTCATAAAGAAATGGTCAAGTGCAGCAAATGTAACAA GTTTGTTCACAGCACTTGCGACGATGAAGCAGATCTTACCATATACCatgtaaaaaaagaaacaaatccAGATTATGATTATGTTTGTCAACCATGTAAGTCGGGTAAGCATTTGATGACATTTGCTTCCACTGATTCCTTAACCACATCTGCTGATGGGTTTCCTCGAGATTTGGAGGCGGAATTTTACGACAAGGATAGTGGGGCAGATTTTACTAATATGGTAGACCCTTTGAAAATCTCCAAAAAACGTATTGGTCTGAAGGAGTTGAATCGTGGCGGAAAAATGGGTAAACTGTTCATGGGCAAGGGAATGCTAAGTCAATTCAATCGTAAACGTAGTGTGCGTGGCAAGGGGCGTCAGTTGTTAATGTTAAACGCTTCATCAACACCCTCTACGAGTAGTGATTTGAATAGTTCTCAGTGCTCTGAAGATGATATGGCGTTGGAAAAGAAACTGGTTTTATGTTCGGCTAAAGACAAATTCATTCTCATGCAAGACATTTGCGTAATGTGTGGTGCCTTAGGCACAGACCAAGAAGCATGTTTAATTGGTTGTGTCCAGTGTGGCCAGTGTTACCATCCACACTGTGCCAACGTAACTCTCTCGAAGACAATGCTTCAAAAAGGCTGGCGTTGCTTAGactgcacagtttgcgagggaTGTGGACAAAAGAATGATGAAGGCAGACTTATTTTATGCGATGAATGTGATATTTCCTATCATATCTACTGCATGAGTCCACCGCTAGATGCTGTGCCTAATGGCAACTGGAAATGTAAATGGTGTGCGATTTGTCAAAAATGTGGTCGCAATTCACCAGGAAAAAATTCATCTTGGTTTAACGGCTTTTTAGAGTGTGGTCCCTGTGCAAGCCAAGCAGCTTGTTTCGTCTGCACCCAACCGTATAACGAAAATGAGCTGATAATACAATGTAGTAGCTGTGAACGGTGGTTGCACTGTCTATGtgacaatataaaaaatgaagATGAAGCAAAAGCTTTCAATGATGTCGACTATCATTGCAAAATGTGTCGCAAGGATATAGTTATACCGAAAGCACCGCCTGCTAAAGTGCCTCAAGGAGAGAAAAGCTCTCAAAAAGAATCGACAAATGTTAAGCCATCCGCCAATGAAACAACACAAGACAATACTAATGCTGCAGCCTCAAGCTCGACCGGAAATATAACCGTAAATGAACCTTTCGAATCCACCGACAACACATTCTGGATAGATGGCGTTTGTGTAAGTGAACAAGGATTTAATATGATTCGTTCTCTCACTACGGAAATAAAAAGAAAGCGCAAATTGCGTACGGATGCAATACAAAAAGATTCTGGTATTATGTCATCCATAGATTCGGTAATTGCAGGCAATTCAACTCCGACTCCTGGAGATGTTGGTAATGATGGTAACACCACACCCGTAGAGAAAGTACCCACTCCCACCTATAAGGATGGCATGGTGTGGTTGGGAGAAGATGGCAGCCAACCAGAAGGGTTCTCTATATCAACCAATGAAGAAGGTTTGAATATTTTGCGTAAAAAACGTCAACGTAATTTGCAAAAACTAGGTATTGGCGGTTTCAATGTACGCATGCGTGGTATACGCAAGGAAAATGAAGAGCTATACATGGGTACTTTAGAAAATCCATCTCTAACTgatgaaaagaaaaagaaaattattaagaagaaaATGAAATCCAAATTGTGCGAATCATATCCATCATATTTACAAGAAGCCTTTTTCGGCAAACCTCTTTTGGATAATAAAGAATCATCCCATATCTCTTTCGAAGAATCGGATGAATCTGATACAGGGGCTGCTTGTTTTTCCACTGACAATTACAAGCCAAACACCAAGGAACCTAATATCACAACTTCTACTACTGCTGCACAAATtccaaatcaacaacaaacattaTTACAACAAGTGACGGAAAACAAACCACATGTAAATGTTGGCATCCAGCAAAAACTAATTAATGACATTTCAAAACCATTAGTAGCAGTACCTCCCTCGACCTCCCTGGAAACCGAGCAATCTGATCTAACACAAAATATGCAGAGGAATGTTTTAATCAGTTCAGCCAAAATTGAAGAAACTTTAAAGGCTATAAAAACTGAAGATATTGCTACAAAT atgcCAACTGATTTTATCACGGGTTCAACCAataatatagcattaaattCTATCAAAATGGAAATGGG CGGTCAATATAATGTGAACCTGatgcaaaacaacaacaataacatgaATATGCAACATATCCAGCAAAGCAATAGTCAGACACAACAACAGGCATTTATGCCAGCCAGCATCGGCATCAATAGTCCTCAGCAATTGCAACAACAACAGAcccaacaacaaatacaacatcatctacagcaacaacaaatgcaGCAGcaaatgcaacaacaacaacatatgcagcagcagcagcaaatacAACAACAGCGTATGCAATATCAACAAACGCCTTACAATTCAATGAACATTCAAAATAAACATCCATCTcaatatttaacacaaaaatcCGAAGATCCAATGTTAAGTCAAATAAAAGTAGAAAGAGATGTTATGCTAACACAAGCCACAGCAACAAGTGTATCAAATGACTCTCAAGAATTGACCCCGCAACAAGAGGAACCTGTCAAAGAGACAGCTGTAGCTGGAACACAAAAAACTGcagaaaaaatgagaaaagacgAAG ATTTGGGTGAGATGGCAACTATATCTGCCGTTTTGTATGCCAACACTCAACATCCAGAGCTGAAACATTTATATCCCAATTGGAATGAACGTTGCAAACAAATCCTCAAAAAGTGGCGTTCGTTGTCAACGGAAATGAAAGCTCCGTTTTTGCAACATGCAAAAGATAATCGTTCAGTTTTGAGATTGAGAAGATCCCAACAG GAAcctgaaaaaatgtatttccaaCAAAAGTCTCTGAAAGAACAAGAACAGGAACGAGTATGGAAACAACATCAGGCTAAAAACAAGGAAACCTata CCTTTATGGGTGACTATTCGCGTTCAGAGCCGACTACGCCTGTTAATACTAATTCAAACAATAAACAGACACAGCCCCTGTTCGATATGAATCTTTTTAGTGACAAtaattcacaaaataaattgCAATCGAATCTGTTGAGCTCGAGTAATGATAATAATATGAGTTCAATAATTCCAAATCAACTAACATGTGACACCAACAAATCATTATCTCAACTCGAGCAACAACAAGCATCTTTCATGTCCACACTAAACCAAACAATGcagcaacaccaacaacaacccTCAATTGATGCCGTATCTAAAGTTTTTGATCCCAGCAAAGCAGATGCTGCTCTACAACTTTCTGAACGTAATGATATATTCTTATCAGATAAAAATTGGCCAGGAGTTTCTAAACTTACAGATTCTAAGGATCCCATGACTAGTGGAGTAGAAAAATTAGAAGCCGATGAAAACGCCGGTTTGGGTGATATACTTGGTGGTTTTGCAGATGGTGACGATGACGACATACTTAAATCATTAACTGCTGAGATTGGGGATGATTTCAATATACTGGAGTACGCTGATCCAGAGTTGGATGAGTTCAACGGTagtcaaaatcttttaaataaattagattttgatgaaaatcaaaaaactatttaa
- the Lpt gene encoding histone-lysine N-methyltransferase 2C isoform X1, with product MDLEIGLDLDIDEYELTNFSNQQSSAPTSELGDAGSPSSSLLNEDLIQTNNINIILKQCNTTTSTSSSCTNITNTFFANSSFTSLLGNDPILPIADDKPLSNSKRGPGRPRKENPLLSFRAPTKQQLQQTKKKFNKDPFNQASYLNSFVIESPNMGFADESTTSTNKISSVSTAHNDELPYFAEKYPGKVCCLCNLCERSSLGQGDMLKITVNGETLKTAFATTSEVLKVSQDENLENCADNSGRKKALVAIKTKVTVNNECVNELDSVGQDEVHSLDNIIFEGCFVYIHSMCAMWSLQMKRIEEDFVPNFEEMVAKSITLKCSFCCRYGASVNCRMSCQNNYHLPCAAAAGCFLIIESFQAFCVEHISQVPYIAVDTNIECRQCCSLGDISKLIMCCSCGAHYHTNCIGLTNFPDSRAGWSCSQCCKCLICRQTENNENRSVKCEQCQKVYHTTCLRPIISSVPKYGWKCNRCRVCSDCGARTPGAGASSRWHCHYTICDSCYQQRNKGFSCPICHKAYRAASHKEMVKCSKCNKFVHSTCDDEADLTIYHVKKETNPDYDYVCQPCKSGKHLMTFASTDSLTTSADGFPRDLEAEFYDKDSGADFTNMVDPLKISKKRIGLKELNRGGKMGKLFMGKGMLSQFNRKRSVRGKGRQLLMLNASSTPSTSSDLNSSQCSEDDMALEKKLVLCSAKDKFILMQDICVMCGALGTDQEACLIGCVQCGQCYHPHCANVTLSKTMLQKGWRCLDCTVCEGCGQKNDEGRLILCDECDISYHIYCMSPPLDAVPNGNWKCKWCAICQKCGRNSPGKNSSWFNGFLECGPCASQAACFVCTQPYNENELIIQCSSCERWLHCLCDNIKNEDEAKAFNDVDYHCKMCRKDIVIPKAPPAKVPQGEKSSQKESTNVKPSANETTQDNTNAAASSSTGNITVNEPFESTDNTFWIDGVCVSEQGFNMIRSLTTEIKRKRKLRTDAIQKDSGIMSSIDSVIAGNSTPTPGDVGNDGNTTPVEKVPTPTYKDGMVWLGEDGSQPEGFSISTNEEGLNILRKKRQRNLQKLGIGGFNVRMRGIRKENEELYMGTLENPSLTDEKKKKIIKKKMKSKLCESYPSYLQEAFFGKPLLDNKESSHISFEESDESDTGAACFSTDNYKPNTKEPNITTSTTAAQIPNQQQTLLQQVTENKPHVNVGIQQKLINDISKPLVAVPPSTSLETEQSDLTQNMQRNVLISSAKIEETLKAIKTEDIATNMPTDFITGSTNNIALNSIKMEMGGQYNVNLMQNNNNNMNMQHIQQSNSQTQQQAFMPASIGINSPQQLQQQQTQQQIQHHLQQQQMQQQMQQQQHMQQQQQIQQQRMQYQQTPYNSMNIQNKHPSQYLTQKSEDPMLSQIKVERDVMLTQATATSVSNDSQELTPQQEEPVKETAVAGTQKTAEKMRKDEDLGEMATISAVLYANTQHPELKHLYPNWNERCKQILKKWRSLSTEMKAPFLQHAKDNRSVLRLRRSQQEPEKMYFQQKSLKEQEQERVWKQHQAKNKETYSNKFNKNAFMGDYSRSEPTTPVNTNSNNKQTQPLFDMNLFSDNNSQNKLQSNLLSSSNDNNMSSIIPNQLTCDTNKSLSQLEQQQASFMSTLNQTMQQHQQQPSIDAVSKVFDPSKADAALQLSERNDIFLSDKNWPGVSKLTDSKDPMTSGVEKLEADENAGLGDILGGFADGDDDDILKSLTAEIGDDFNILEYADPELDEFNGSQNLLNKLDFDENQKTI from the exons ATGGATCTGGAGATTGGATTAGATTTGGATATTGACGAGTATGAATTGACCAATTTTAGTAACCAGCAGTCTTCGG CACCTACATCTGAGTTGGGAGATGCTGGGTCACCTTCATCATCTCTATTAAATGAAGAtctaatacaaacaaataatattaatatcatACTCAAACAGTGCAATACAACTACTAGTACGAGTAGTAGCTGTACCAACATTACCAACACCTTCTTTGCCAACAGTTCATTTACATCACTACTTGGAAATGATCCTATTCTACCCATAGCAGACGATAAACCTTTAAGTAACTCGAAACGTGGTCCTGGACGTCCGCGCAAGGAAAATCCTCTACTATCATTTCGAGCACCAACTAAACAACAgttacaacaaacaaaaaagaaatttaataaagatCCCTTTAACCAAGCATCATATCTGAATTCATTTGTGATTGAGAGCCCAAACATGGGGTTTGCTGATGAATCAACCACATCTACTAACAAAATATCATCGGTTTCCACAGCCCACAATGATGAATTGCCGTATTTTGCCGAAAAATACCCAGGAAAAGTATGCTGTTTGTGTAATTTATGCGAACGCAGTTCCTTGGGACAAGGTGATATGCTGAAGATAACTGTTAATGGCGAAACTTTAAAAACCGCCTTTGCTACAACATCGGAAGTTCTAAAAGTCTCTCAAGACGAAAACTTAGAGAACTGTGCAGATAATAGCGGTCGCAAAAAGGCTCTAGTTGCCATCAAGACGAAAGTTACGGTTAATAATGAATGTGTAAATGAATTGGACAGTGTAGGTCAAGATGAAGTACACTCACTGGATAATATAATTTTCGAAGGTTGCTTCGTTTACATTCATAGTATGTGTGCTATGTGGTCTCTACAAATGAAACGCATTGAAGAAGACTTTGTGCCGAATTTTGAGGAAATGGTGGCTAAAAGTATAACTCTTAAATGTTCGTTCTGCTGCCGCTATGGTGCCAGTGTTAATTGTCGCATGAGTTGTCAAAATAACTATCATTTGCCGTGTGCTGCTGCGGCTGGATGTTTTCTTATAATTGAATCATTCCAAGCATTTTGCGTCGAACATATTAGTCAAGTTCCATATATAG CTGTGGAcactaatattgagtgtcgccAATGCTGCAGTTTGGGAGACATATCAAAACTTATAATGTGTTGTAGCTGTGGAGCTCATTATCATACTAACTGTATCGGATTAACTAACTTTCCAG ATTCGCGAGCGGGCTGGAGTTGTTCCCAATgttgtaaatgtttaatttgtcgtCAAACcgaaaacaatgaaaatcgttccGTAAAATGCGAGCAATGTCAAAAAGTATATCATACTACTTGTTTAAGACCCATTATATCATCTGTACCCAAATATGGTTGGAAATGTAAC cgGTGTCGCGTATGTAGTGACTGCGGTGCACGCACACCTGGCGCTGGCGCTTCCTCTAGATGGCATTGTCACTATACTATTTGTGATTCTTGCTATCAGCAACGCAATAAGGGATTTTCGTGTCCCATTTGTCACAAAGCATACCGTGCTGCTTCTCATAAAGAAATGGTCAAGTGCAGCAAATGTAACAA GTTTGTTCACAGCACTTGCGACGATGAAGCAGATCTTACCATATACCatgtaaaaaaagaaacaaatccAGATTATGATTATGTTTGTCAACCATGTAAGTCGGGTAAGCATTTGATGACATTTGCTTCCACTGATTCCTTAACCACATCTGCTGATGGGTTTCCTCGAGATTTGGAGGCGGAATTTTACGACAAGGATAGTGGGGCAGATTTTACTAATATGGTAGACCCTTTGAAAATCTCCAAAAAACGTATTGGTCTGAAGGAGTTGAATCGTGGCGGAAAAATGGGTAAACTGTTCATGGGCAAGGGAATGCTAAGTCAATTCAATCGTAAACGTAGTGTGCGTGGCAAGGGGCGTCAGTTGTTAATGTTAAACGCTTCATCAACACCCTCTACGAGTAGTGATTTGAATAGTTCTCAGTGCTCTGAAGATGATATGGCGTTGGAAAAGAAACTGGTTTTATGTTCGGCTAAAGACAAATTCATTCTCATGCAAGACATTTGCGTAATGTGTGGTGCCTTAGGCACAGACCAAGAAGCATGTTTAATTGGTTGTGTCCAGTGTGGCCAGTGTTACCATCCACACTGTGCCAACGTAACTCTCTCGAAGACAATGCTTCAAAAAGGCTGGCGTTGCTTAGactgcacagtttgcgagggaTGTGGACAAAAGAATGATGAAGGCAGACTTATTTTATGCGATGAATGTGATATTTCCTATCATATCTACTGCATGAGTCCACCGCTAGATGCTGTGCCTAATGGCAACTGGAAATGTAAATGGTGTGCGATTTGTCAAAAATGTGGTCGCAATTCACCAGGAAAAAATTCATCTTGGTTTAACGGCTTTTTAGAGTGTGGTCCCTGTGCAAGCCAAGCAGCTTGTTTCGTCTGCACCCAACCGTATAACGAAAATGAGCTGATAATACAATGTAGTAGCTGTGAACGGTGGTTGCACTGTCTATGtgacaatataaaaaatgaagATGAAGCAAAAGCTTTCAATGATGTCGACTATCATTGCAAAATGTGTCGCAAGGATATAGTTATACCGAAAGCACCGCCTGCTAAAGTGCCTCAAGGAGAGAAAAGCTCTCAAAAAGAATCGACAAATGTTAAGCCATCCGCCAATGAAACAACACAAGACAATACTAATGCTGCAGCCTCAAGCTCGACCGGAAATATAACCGTAAATGAACCTTTCGAATCCACCGACAACACATTCTGGATAGATGGCGTTTGTGTAAGTGAACAAGGATTTAATATGATTCGTTCTCTCACTACGGAAATAAAAAGAAAGCGCAAATTGCGTACGGATGCAATACAAAAAGATTCTGGTATTATGTCATCCATAGATTCGGTAATTGCAGGCAATTCAACTCCGACTCCTGGAGATGTTGGTAATGATGGTAACACCACACCCGTAGAGAAAGTACCCACTCCCACCTATAAGGATGGCATGGTGTGGTTGGGAGAAGATGGCAGCCAACCAGAAGGGTTCTCTATATCAACCAATGAAGAAGGTTTGAATATTTTGCGTAAAAAACGTCAACGTAATTTGCAAAAACTAGGTATTGGCGGTTTCAATGTACGCATGCGTGGTATACGCAAGGAAAATGAAGAGCTATACATGGGTACTTTAGAAAATCCATCTCTAACTgatgaaaagaaaaagaaaattattaagaagaaaATGAAATCCAAATTGTGCGAATCATATCCATCATATTTACAAGAAGCCTTTTTCGGCAAACCTCTTTTGGATAATAAAGAATCATCCCATATCTCTTTCGAAGAATCGGATGAATCTGATACAGGGGCTGCTTGTTTTTCCACTGACAATTACAAGCCAAACACCAAGGAACCTAATATCACAACTTCTACTACTGCTGCACAAATtccaaatcaacaacaaacattaTTACAACAAGTGACGGAAAACAAACCACATGTAAATGTTGGCATCCAGCAAAAACTAATTAATGACATTTCAAAACCATTAGTAGCAGTACCTCCCTCGACCTCCCTGGAAACCGAGCAATCTGATCTAACACAAAATATGCAGAGGAATGTTTTAATCAGTTCAGCCAAAATTGAAGAAACTTTAAAGGCTATAAAAACTGAAGATATTGCTACAAAT atgcCAACTGATTTTATCACGGGTTCAACCAataatatagcattaaattCTATCAAAATGGAAATGGG CGGTCAATATAATGTGAACCTGatgcaaaacaacaacaataacatgaATATGCAACATATCCAGCAAAGCAATAGTCAGACACAACAACAGGCATTTATGCCAGCCAGCATCGGCATCAATAGTCCTCAGCAATTGCAACAACAACAGAcccaacaacaaatacaacatcatctacagcaacaacaaatgcaGCAGcaaatgcaacaacaacaacatatgcagcagcagcagcaaatacAACAACAGCGTATGCAATATCAACAAACGCCTTACAATTCAATGAACATTCAAAATAAACATCCATCTcaatatttaacacaaaaatcCGAAGATCCAATGTTAAGTCAAATAAAAGTAGAAAGAGATGTTATGCTAACACAAGCCACAGCAACAAGTGTATCAAATGACTCTCAAGAATTGACCCCGCAACAAGAGGAACCTGTCAAAGAGACAGCTGTAGCTGGAACACAAAAAACTGcagaaaaaatgagaaaagacgAAG ATTTGGGTGAGATGGCAACTATATCTGCCGTTTTGTATGCCAACACTCAACATCCAGAGCTGAAACATTTATATCCCAATTGGAATGAACGTTGCAAACAAATCCTCAAAAAGTGGCGTTCGTTGTCAACGGAAATGAAAGCTCCGTTTTTGCAACATGCAAAAGATAATCGTTCAGTTTTGAGATTGAGAAGATCCCAACAG GAAcctgaaaaaatgtatttccaaCAAAAGTCTCTGAAAGAACAAGAACAGGAACGAGTATGGAAACAACATCAGGCTAAAAACAAGGAAACCTatagtaataaatttaataaaaatg CCTTTATGGGTGACTATTCGCGTTCAGAGCCGACTACGCCTGTTAATACTAATTCAAACAATAAACAGACACAGCCCCTGTTCGATATGAATCTTTTTAGTGACAAtaattcacaaaataaattgCAATCGAATCTGTTGAGCTCGAGTAATGATAATAATATGAGTTCAATAATTCCAAATCAACTAACATGTGACACCAACAAATCATTATCTCAACTCGAGCAACAACAAGCATCTTTCATGTCCACACTAAACCAAACAATGcagcaacaccaacaacaacccTCAATTGATGCCGTATCTAAAGTTTTTGATCCCAGCAAAGCAGATGCTGCTCTACAACTTTCTGAACGTAATGATATATTCTTATCAGATAAAAATTGGCCAGGAGTTTCTAAACTTACAGATTCTAAGGATCCCATGACTAGTGGAGTAGAAAAATTAGAAGCCGATGAAAACGCCGGTTTGGGTGATATACTTGGTGGTTTTGCAGATGGTGACGATGACGACATACTTAAATCATTAACTGCTGAGATTGGGGATGATTTCAATATACTGGAGTACGCTGATCCAGAGTTGGATGAGTTCAACGGTagtcaaaatcttttaaataaattagattttgatgaaaatcaaaaaactatttaa